In Moorena sp. SIOASIH, the following proteins share a genomic window:
- a CDS encoding NAD-dependent epimerase/dehydratase family protein produces MKLFITGICGFVGSTLTKALLDHKADLAITGIDNLSRSGSWLNREILTKQGVKVVHGDIRNASDLEALGPFDWVIDCAANPSVLAGVDGQSSSRQLIEHNLGGTINLLEACKRWNAGFILLSTSRVYSIPPLAQLKVEVHDRAFRPCLADSSSWPVGLSEQGISEAFSTAPPISLYGSTKLASETLALEYGLTFEFPVWINRCGVLAGAGQFGHPGQGIFAFWIHSFREKRSLKYIGFGGNGYQVRDCLHPQDLVSLLEKQFTEPLVTNKPRTVNLSGGVSNSMSLRQLSDWCEDRFGANTVVQTDTERPFDIAWMVLDSTKAANVWSWKPQTSIYDVLREIAEFAEGQKDWCQISAS; encoded by the coding sequence ATGAAACTTTTTATTACAGGAATTTGTGGCTTTGTGGGCAGTACCCTGACTAAGGCGTTACTTGACCATAAAGCAGATTTAGCCATTACGGGTATTGATAACTTATCTCGGTCAGGCTCTTGGCTTAATCGTGAGATTTTGACTAAGCAAGGGGTGAAGGTGGTTCATGGTGATATTCGTAATGCCAGTGACTTGGAAGCTTTGGGTCCCTTTGACTGGGTGATTGATTGTGCGGCGAATCCCAGTGTATTGGCAGGGGTTGATGGTCAATCGAGTAGTCGTCAACTGATTGAGCATAACTTGGGTGGTACGATTAATCTGCTGGAGGCGTGCAAACGTTGGAATGCAGGTTTCATACTGCTCTCAACCAGCCGGGTATATTCAATTCCACCATTGGCACAATTAAAGGTAGAGGTGCATGACCGGGCTTTTCGGCCTTGTTTAGCTGACTCGTCTAGTTGGCCAGTGGGATTGAGTGAGCAGGGGATTAGTGAAGCATTTTCAACGGCTCCACCGATTTCGTTGTATGGTTCGACAAAGCTGGCATCAGAGACGCTGGCTCTGGAGTATGGATTAACTTTTGAGTTTCCAGTTTGGATTAACCGCTGTGGTGTGTTGGCAGGGGCAGGACAGTTTGGTCATCCAGGACAGGGAATTTTTGCCTTTTGGATTCATAGCTTTCGGGAAAAGCGATCGCTAAAGTATATCGGCTTTGGCGGTAATGGCTATCAGGTACGGGATTGTTTGCATCCTCAAGATTTAGTGTCTTTGTTAGAAAAGCAGTTTACTGAGCCGTTGGTGACGAATAAACCGCGAACTGTGAATTTAAGTGGTGGGGTGAGCAATAGTATGTCACTGCGACAATTAAGTGATTGGTGTGAAGATCGGTTTGGGGCTAATACGGTGGTTCAAACTGATACGGAACGGCCTTTTGACATTGCCTGGATGGTGTTGGATTCGACAAAGGCTGCAAATGTTTGGAGTTGGAAGCCTCAGACTAGTATTTATGACGTGTTGAGAGAGATTGCTGAGTTTGCAGAAGGGCAAAAAGATTGGTGTCAAATCTCTGCTTCATAA
- a CDS encoding NAD-dependent epimerase/dehydratase family protein translates to MKKLLVTGSSGLIGSEVCGYFAQQGWQIHGIDNNQRAVFFGSQGDTRWNQQRLQQTIQDFVHHEFDIRDRKGILDLMAQLKPDAIVHTAAQPSHDRAAAIPFADFDTNAVGTLNLLEAARQSCPESPFVHMSTNKVYGDRPNTIQLKELDTRWDYDDPAYTNGIPETFSIDQSKHSLFGASKVAADVIVQEYGRYFNMPTACLRGGCLTGPNHSGVELHGFLSYLVKCNLEGREYKIFGYKGKQVRDNIHSLDVSRFIHAFIEAPRIAEVYNIGGGKGNSCSILEAFKLAETYSGKAMRYTYLQDNRIGDHICYYSDLSKMREHYPSWDISVSLEETIQQIVESWQARLAKSAVTV, encoded by the coding sequence ATGAAAAAATTACTGGTAACAGGCTCCTCAGGATTGATTGGGTCTGAAGTTTGTGGTTACTTTGCTCAGCAAGGTTGGCAAATTCACGGTATTGATAATAATCAACGGGCTGTTTTCTTCGGTTCCCAAGGGGATACACGCTGGAATCAGCAGCGGTTGCAACAGACAATTCAAGACTTTGTTCATCATGAATTCGATATACGCGATCGCAAAGGTATTTTAGACCTAATGGCGCAGCTCAAGCCAGACGCCATTGTACATACAGCAGCCCAGCCTTCCCACGACCGCGCCGCAGCCATTCCTTTCGCTGACTTTGATACCAATGCCGTGGGGACGTTGAACTTGCTAGAGGCTGCGAGGCAATCTTGTCCAGAGTCGCCCTTTGTACACATGTCTACTAATAAAGTGTATGGCGATCGCCCCAATACTATTCAGCTTAAGGAACTAGACACTCGTTGGGATTATGACGACCCGGCTTACACCAACGGTATTCCTGAAACCTTTAGCATCGATCAATCAAAGCACTCTTTGTTTGGCGCATCCAAAGTTGCTGCTGATGTGATAGTGCAGGAATATGGTCGCTACTTTAACATGCCCACAGCTTGTTTACGGGGTGGTTGTCTGACCGGACCAAATCATTCCGGTGTGGAACTCCACGGTTTCCTAAGTTATCTGGTCAAGTGTAATCTGGAAGGTCGGGAATACAAGATTTTTGGCTATAAGGGTAAGCAAGTACGGGATAATATCCACTCTCTGGATGTGTCGCGGTTTATTCACGCTTTTATCGAAGCACCTCGAATTGCAGAGGTTTATAACATCGGTGGCGGAAAAGGCAATAGCTGTTCAATTCTCGAAGCATTTAAGCTGGCAGAAACCTATAGTGGTAAAGCGATGCGCTATACCTATCTACAAGATAATCGGATTGGCGATCATATCTGTTATTACTCCGATTTGAGTAAGATGCGTGAGCATTACCCCAGTTGGGATATTTCGGTGTCGTTGGAAGAAACAATTCAGCAAATTGTGGAATCTTGGCAAGCTCGTTTGGCTAAATCAGCAGTAACGGTTTGA
- a CDS encoding FAD-binding protein — translation MPPIKSLSDRNLSYYRTEHYFARYAEFASLEDYKAYYQWAKQQGVKLYILGNGSNTLYQKQKVKSLILKNKLPKKIEALSANRFEVSSTVLVLELLKVCLDNSLDSFYYLASVPATIGGALAMNAGRGRKHNLTIYDFVESVSFYDHESDTVKTLGKGDIVQGYRQTIFTGVQSRLILSAVFKFPELTTLGNPIMERCRWSKQFQDYSGPNCGSVFKTVDFQIMEKLKGFSLGNTSFSQRTVNWITNHSKNSRTIFLLIWITKLLHRLKGKKAELELIIVD, via the coding sequence ATGCCACCTATTAAGTCACTCAGCGATAGGAATTTATCGTACTATCGAACAGAACATTATTTTGCAAGATATGCAGAATTTGCCAGCTTAGAAGACTACAAGGCTTATTACCAATGGGCAAAACAGCAAGGTGTTAAACTTTATATCTTGGGTAATGGTTCTAATACCTTATATCAGAAACAAAAGGTTAAATCTTTAATTCTTAAAAATAAACTACCTAAAAAGATCGAAGCCTTATCAGCTAACCGTTTTGAAGTATCTTCAACAGTTTTGGTTTTAGAATTATTAAAGGTTTGTTTAGACAATTCCCTGGATTCCTTCTATTACCTTGCCTCAGTCCCTGCAACGATTGGTGGAGCACTAGCCATGAATGCAGGACGCGGGCGCAAGCATAATCTTACCATCTATGATTTTGTCGAGTCTGTTTCTTTCTATGATCATGAAAGCGACACTGTAAAAACCTTAGGAAAAGGAGACATTGTCCAAGGATATCGACAAACAATTTTTACAGGTGTTCAGTCGCGGCTGATCTTGAGTGCAGTCTTTAAATTTCCCGAGTTGACAACTTTGGGCAATCCAATTATGGAACGTTGCAGGTGGTCTAAACAATTTCAAGACTATTCTGGACCAAATTGTGGCTCTGTTTTTAAAACTGTCGATTTTCAAATCATGGAAAAGCTCAAGGGCTTTAGCCTTGGCAATACCAGTTTTTCACAACGGACTGTGAATTGGATTACGAACCATAGCAAAAATTCACGTACAATTTTCTTACTAATTTGGATCACAAAACTACTGCACCGATTAAAGGGTAAGAAAGCAGAGTTAGAACTTATTATTGTCGATTAG
- a CDS encoding phytanoyl-CoA dioxygenase family protein: protein MSSNTLNITSTAEIVSSIREKGYYFAESALDKIEADRLLEEIDFDEILINKNDLGVVCSGNQKFLSHCLAKSKRAYDLITSQQVLDVCNAYFQERYQLINHRFCQTRRGFHMPWHTDNNLLYGSQFLGKHQMQGLIFIIYLSEPNLSPFQYIEGSHLWSSKYDDEIYISDRWVQTHYQQDIRTFEIKKGDLIIFDLHGIHRARPFKDRHHVRNIFQFQVEQIKDEYLGHGEQNMVNAGFIDNPSPDLFNYLGFGIQRNYPVFPNSSIATMAMPELMKLYKQLLLLTFKAITTNLAKGLLTGEWQVSLKRKLWHPKLPSSNSRKS, encoded by the coding sequence ATGTCTTCGAACACTCTCAATATTACTTCCACTGCTGAAATTGTCAGCTCTATTAGGGAAAAAGGCTATTACTTCGCAGAAAGTGCATTAGATAAGATAGAGGCTGACCGGCTCTTAGAAGAAATCGACTTTGATGAGATTCTGATCAATAAAAATGACCTAGGTGTGGTTTGTTCAGGAAATCAGAAGTTTTTGAGCCATTGCCTGGCCAAGTCGAAGCGAGCCTACGATTTGATTACGTCTCAACAGGTTTTAGATGTTTGTAATGCCTATTTCCAAGAAAGATATCAGCTGATAAATCACAGGTTTTGTCAGACCCGTCGAGGGTTTCATATGCCCTGGCACACAGACAATAATCTGCTGTACGGTAGTCAGTTTTTGGGTAAGCACCAGATGCAAGGTCTGATATTTATTATATATCTTTCCGAGCCAAATTTAAGCCCGTTTCAGTATATTGAGGGTTCCCACCTTTGGTCATCAAAGTATGACGATGAGATTTATATCAGCGATCGCTGGGTTCAAACGCACTATCAGCAGGATATCAGAACCTTTGAAATAAAGAAGGGCGACCTCATCATCTTTGATTTGCATGGTATTCATCGAGCACGCCCGTTTAAAGACAGACATCATGTTCGAAATATTTTTCAGTTCCAGGTCGAGCAAATTAAAGATGAATATCTTGGCCATGGAGAGCAAAATATGGTCAATGCTGGGTTTATCGATAACCCTAGTCCAGACCTTTTCAACTACTTAGGATTTGGCATTCAGCGAAACTATCCAGTCTTTCCGAATAGTTCAATCGCAACTATGGCTATGCCAGAGCTAATGAAGTTATATAAGCAGCTTTTGCTCCTGACGTTTAAGGCAATCACTACGAACCTAGCCAAAGGGCTGCTAACTGGAGAATGGCAGGTGAGTTTAAAACGTAAACTATGGCATCCTAAATTGCCAAGTTCAAACAGCAGAAAGAGTTGA
- a CDS encoding ABC transporter ATP-binding protein, with the protein MTKLKKLIPNLRSPAYRLVGETARKNWWLIGMNLVTNLVSAFLEGSTLGVIYLAVGYLTGTDDPGTDTPTNPTIAKTLALILPLPPEQMFLVLIFGAVVLQIGLSLSNYLNKVSTAYLSAKAQPYVTGKVFERIMTFSYGCVSRYKVGDLVLFAKDAAFAVDQNITQFNNLVVSLSFSLVYLVIIVRLSPILAVAATVLILAVAYVQYKLIPRLRRVVKRVTASQVESAKYITQSIQALRLLHTFGTQPQTLTGANQILGKIEKQLKKRALVLYLPEPILETLPMVALGILAASAVLFEGGKATILPLLLTFLLALQRLSGRLKATSNTITAFVDNSGRMVRLETILDQRDKVFEHSGTEQFTRLREDIEFKSVSLSYSNDDNLALNNLTFTLPRHQVTALVGESGAGKSSIIDLFIGLYQPTAGHILVNGRPLADYCLEDWRRQIGVVSQDTFIFNDSILENLRYGRPSASLDEVVEAAKAAQAHKFILALPDGYETVVGERGYRLSGGQRQRLALARALIKQPEILILDEATSALDSESEKLIQQALEQFQKERTVIVVAHRLSTIAEADQILVLERGEVVEQGTHKSLLHQGERYAGYWKLQSSQVAV; encoded by the coding sequence GTGACAAAACTCAAAAAACTCATTCCTAATTTGCGATCGCCAGCCTATCGTCTGGTCGGCGAGACAGCCCGGAAAAACTGGTGGCTGATTGGGATGAACCTGGTTACCAATCTCGTCAGTGCCTTCCTAGAGGGCAGCACCCTAGGTGTTATTTATCTGGCCGTGGGTTACCTAACGGGGACTGATGACCCTGGAACAGATACACCAACCAATCCAACCATAGCTAAAACTCTTGCATTGATTCTGCCTTTGCCACCAGAGCAAATGTTTTTAGTTTTAATCTTTGGGGCAGTGGTGCTGCAAATCGGCTTAAGTCTGAGTAACTATCTCAATAAGGTATCGACAGCTTACCTATCGGCCAAAGCACAGCCCTATGTGACGGGGAAAGTGTTTGAACGAATTATGACCTTTAGCTATGGCTGTGTCAGCCGCTATAAGGTCGGTGACCTAGTACTTTTTGCCAAAGATGCCGCTTTTGCAGTTGATCAAAATATCACACAATTCAACAATCTGGTGGTGAGTCTGTCATTCTCGTTGGTGTACCTGGTTATTATCGTGCGCCTATCCCCAATCTTGGCAGTAGCGGCAACGGTGCTGATCCTGGCGGTGGCTTATGTGCAGTACAAGCTGATTCCCCGATTACGACGAGTGGTAAAGCGGGTGACCGCAAGCCAGGTGGAGTCGGCTAAGTATATTACTCAGAGCATCCAGGCATTGAGGTTGTTGCATACCTTTGGTACCCAGCCACAGACACTAACGGGGGCAAATCAGATATTAGGTAAAATCGAGAAACAACTAAAAAAGCGGGCATTGGTCTTGTACCTGCCGGAGCCTATTTTAGAGACTTTGCCTATGGTAGCTCTGGGAATTTTGGCGGCTTCCGCAGTACTATTTGAAGGGGGTAAGGCCACAATCCTACCTCTGTTGTTGACCTTTTTGCTGGCCTTGCAACGGTTATCGGGGCGCTTGAAAGCAACTTCAAACACGATTACAGCTTTTGTGGATAACAGCGGCCGGATGGTACGGTTAGAGACAATTTTAGACCAGCGGGATAAGGTATTTGAGCACTCGGGCACGGAGCAGTTTACACGGCTAAGGGAAGATATTGAGTTTAAGTCTGTAAGCCTTTCCTATAGTAACGATGATAACCTTGCCTTGAACAATCTCACCTTTACTCTGCCCCGACATCAAGTAACTGCCTTAGTCGGGGAGTCGGGGGCAGGTAAGTCTTCGATTATAGATTTGTTCATCGGGCTGTATCAACCGACGGCAGGACATATTCTAGTCAATGGTCGTCCTCTAGCAGACTATTGCTTGGAAGACTGGCGGCGACAGATCGGGGTGGTCAGTCAAGATACGTTTATTTTTAATGACAGTATTTTAGAGAATTTGCGTTACGGTCGTCCGTCAGCAAGCTTGGATGAGGTGGTGGAAGCAGCGAAAGCAGCCCAAGCCCATAAGTTTATTTTAGCCTTGCCTGATGGATACGAAACCGTGGTGGGTGAGCGGGGCTATCGACTCTCTGGTGGACAGCGGCAACGATTGGCTCTGGCACGGGCATTAATTAAGCAGCCAGAGATTTTAATCTTGGATGAGGCAACCAGTGCATTAGATAGTGAATCCGAGAAGTTGATTCAGCAGGCATTGGAACAGTTCCAAAAGGAACGAACCGTGATTGTTGTGGCACACCGACTTTCGACCATTGCTGAGGCTGATCAGATTTTAGTGCTAGAGCGGGGAGAGGTTGTGGAGCAGGGAACCCATAAGTCGCTTCTGCATCAAGGTGAGCGTTATGCAGGCTATTGGAAGTTGCAGAGTAGCCAGGTGGCAGTTTAA